The following proteins are encoded in a genomic region of Mahella australiensis 50-1 BON:
- the ppdK gene encoding pyruvate, phosphate dikinase, giving the protein MAHKYVYFFGEGDGSMKELLGGKGAGLAEMTRLGLPVPPGFTITTEACTRYYEDGEVIGEDILEQINEKLAQLEQVNGKKLGDPNNPLLVSVRSGARTSMPGMMDTILNLGLNDETVEGLAKLTNNERFAYDSYRRFIQMFSDVVMGIDKNKFEKILDEIKEAKGYKYDTDLTADDLKEVVKRYKELYKQEKGEDFPQDPKVQLMEAVKAVFRSWNNARAITYRRLNEIPSWWGTAVNVQTMVFGNMGNDSGTGVAFTRNPSTGEKELYGEFLMNAQGEDVVAGIRTPQPISALKEVLPHVYEQFADIAKKLEQHYKDMQDMEFTVERGKLYMLQTRNGKRTAIAALKIAIDMVDEGLLTKEEAILKVEPKQLDQLLHPMFDEKALKEAKPVAKGLPASPGAACGMVYFTAEDAVKAAKEGKKVILVRTETSPEDIEGMYVAQGILTARGGMTSHAAVVARGMGTCCVAGCGDIKINEEGKYFTVGDLTIKEGDYISIDGSTGYVYAQAIPTVEAAISGDFATFMAWADELRRLKVRANADVPRDAKKAAEYGAEGIGLCRTEHMFFDEDRIPAMREMIISKTEEQRRKALAKLLPMQKSDFKGLYETMEGKPVTIRLLDPPLHEFLPHEDEEIAELAKEMGITFDELKATVESLKEFNPMLGHRGCRLAVTYPEIAEMQTRAIMEAAIEVKQEKGHTIVAEIMIPLVGELKELKYVKDVIVQTAEEVIKEKGERIEYHVGTMIEVPRAALTADEIAKEAEFFSFGTNDLTQMTFGFSRDDAGKFLNAYYDKKIYDFDPFQHLDQEGVGKLVKMAAELGRSTRPDIKLGICGEHGGDPSSIEFCDAVGLDYVSCSPFRVPIARLAAAQAAVKHKQAK; this is encoded by the coding sequence ATGGCACATAAATATGTATATTTCTTTGGAGAAGGCGACGGCAGCATGAAAGAGCTGCTGGGGGGTAAAGGAGCCGGATTGGCCGAGATGACCAGGCTTGGTTTACCTGTGCCGCCCGGGTTTACCATTACTACCGAGGCTTGTACCAGATATTATGAAGACGGCGAAGTCATAGGGGAGGACATATTAGAGCAGATAAATGAAAAGCTCGCGCAACTCGAGCAGGTGAATGGCAAAAAACTCGGCGATCCGAACAATCCATTGCTGGTTTCGGTTCGTTCAGGTGCAAGGACTTCTATGCCAGGCATGATGGATACGATATTGAACCTCGGTTTGAATGATGAAACCGTGGAAGGTTTGGCTAAGCTTACAAACAACGAACGTTTTGCTTATGACAGCTATCGCCGCTTTATACAGATGTTCTCGGATGTCGTAATGGGAATAGATAAGAACAAATTTGAGAAAATATTGGATGAGATAAAAGAAGCTAAGGGTTATAAATACGATACCGATCTTACAGCTGATGATCTAAAAGAAGTGGTAAAGCGCTATAAGGAGCTTTATAAGCAGGAAAAAGGAGAAGATTTCCCGCAAGATCCGAAGGTGCAGTTGATGGAGGCTGTAAAAGCGGTATTCCGTTCATGGAATAATGCAAGGGCCATAACATACAGGCGCTTAAACGAGATACCGAGCTGGTGGGGTACCGCGGTCAACGTGCAGACCATGGTATTCGGCAATATGGGCAATGATTCGGGTACAGGCGTTGCCTTTACGCGCAACCCGTCCACCGGCGAAAAGGAACTGTACGGCGAATTCCTCATGAACGCTCAGGGCGAGGACGTGGTGGCAGGTATAAGGACGCCTCAACCCATATCCGCATTAAAAGAGGTACTGCCGCATGTATATGAGCAATTTGCCGATATAGCCAAGAAACTCGAGCAGCATTATAAAGATATGCAGGATATGGAGTTTACGGTAGAGCGCGGCAAACTGTACATGCTGCAGACACGCAATGGTAAGCGCACGGCCATAGCAGCATTGAAGATAGCCATAGACATGGTCGATGAAGGCTTGTTGACCAAAGAAGAGGCCATACTCAAGGTCGAGCCAAAGCAATTGGATCAGTTGCTTCACCCGATGTTTGACGAAAAGGCGCTTAAAGAAGCCAAACCCGTAGCCAAGGGCCTGCCGGCATCTCCCGGCGCCGCTTGCGGTATGGTTTACTTTACGGCAGAAGATGCTGTAAAAGCCGCCAAAGAGGGCAAGAAGGTTATACTGGTCAGAACTGAGACATCACCTGAAGACATAGAGGGTATGTATGTGGCTCAAGGTATACTGACGGCGCGCGGTGGTATGACTTCTCACGCGGCAGTGGTGGCGAGAGGCATGGGCACTTGCTGTGTAGCCGGTTGTGGTGACATCAAGATAAACGAAGAGGGCAAATACTTCACAGTAGGTGACTTGACTATAAAGGAAGGCGACTATATATCTATAGACGGCAGCACCGGTTATGTATATGCTCAGGCCATACCTACGGTGGAGGCGGCTATAAGCGGTGATTTCGCAACGTTTATGGCATGGGCCGACGAGCTGCGCAGGCTGAAGGTAAGGGCCAACGCCGATGTACCCAGGGATGCCAAGAAGGCGGCCGAGTATGGAGCCGAAGGCATAGGGTTGTGCCGTACCGAGCATATGTTCTTCGATGAAGACCGCATACCGGCTATGCGCGAAATGATAATATCCAAGACCGAAGAACAGCGTCGCAAAGCTTTGGCCAAGCTGTTGCCGATGCAGAAGAGCGATTTCAAAGGATTATATGAAACCATGGAAGGCAAGCCGGTTACCATAAGGCTGCTGGATCCGCCGCTGCACGAGTTCTTACCTCACGAAGATGAGGAAATAGCTGAATTGGCAAAAGAGATGGGTATAACCTTTGATGAGCTGAAGGCCACTGTCGAGAGCCTGAAGGAATTCAACCCAATGCTGGGCCACAGGGGATGCCGTCTGGCGGTTACATATCCTGAGATAGCCGAAATGCAGACCAGGGCTATAATGGAGGCTGCCATAGAGGTAAAGCAGGAGAAAGGCCATACCATCGTAGCCGAGATAATGATACCTCTGGTAGGCGAGCTTAAAGAGCTGAAATATGTTAAGGATGTAATAGTCCAGACCGCCGAGGAGGTTATAAAGGAGAAAGGCGAGCGCATAGAGTATCATGTGGGTACCATGATCGAAGTGCCAAGGGCTGCGCTGACGGCTGATGAAATAGCTAAGGAGGCCGAATTCTTCTCATTCGGCACCAATGACCTGACGCAGATGACGTTCGGCTTCTCCAGAGACGACGCCGGCAAGTTCCTGAATGCCTACTATGATAAGAAGATATACGACTTTGATCCATTCCAGCACTTGGATCAGGAAGGTGTAGGCAAGCTCGTAAAGATGGCGGCGGAGCTGGGCAGATCCACGCGGCCGGATATAAAGCTCGGAATATGCGGTGAGCATGGCGGGGACCCAAGCTCGATAGAATTCTGCGATGCGGTAGGCTTGGATTATGTATCCTGTTCGCCATTCCGCGTGCCGATAGCGCGCTTGGCCGCAGCGCAGGCTGCTGTAAAGCATAAACAAGCCAAATAA
- the glyS gene encoding glycine--tRNA ligase subunit beta, producing the protein MNTFLLEIGCEEIPAHFMPDILDQMEQKGKAIFEQYRLPYKDMRAYGTPRRIVLIAKDVARHQQDVEQLVKGPAKKAAYGDDGQPTKALLGFMRSQNVSVEDLIIDEINGIPYVYAHKVQRGMQASEALKGIAPQLISTLSFPKSMRWGDMDIRFVRPIRWIASLLDDEVISFDMGGIPSGRYSRGHRFLGQPEVAIDRADNYIAIMEQQFVIVDQHRRKDMISRQIKELADKTGGTALQDPDLLEEVVYLVEYPTAFLGNFDKKYLDLPKEVVITPMKDHQRYFPVKDDTGALMPYFIGVRNGTTDYIDVVREGNEKVLRARLDDAKFFFEEDIKRPLEQRVEELKGIVFHDGLGTLYDKTMRLRNLCRYIGQRLGLNEDMLSCLDRAAYLSRADLVTDMVNEFDELQGIMGREYSILQGEPKPVAQAIYEMYLPRTAVDDLPDTVIGTAISLADKLDTLCGYFSIGLQPTGSQDPYGLRRQALGICRMIYEKEISISLRDAVMHSLELYDLDDENRRKTFNEVLDFIKQRVRSMLIDDGLSYDVVDAAIAADFDDICEVRRRAKIIAQWKARSDFEDFMTAFNRPNNLAAKTDSLFVDESLFSDSSESKLWQAYKDAKELLNEALAAWDYDRAYEILKGLKPAVDEFFDAVLVMVEDPAIRANRLAILKNIAELFKAIGDFSYIVI; encoded by the coding sequence ATGAACACCTTCCTTTTAGAAATAGGGTGTGAAGAAATACCGGCTCATTTTATGCCGGATATATTGGATCAGATGGAGCAGAAAGGCAAGGCTATTTTTGAACAATACCGTCTGCCTTATAAAGATATGCGCGCATATGGTACGCCAAGGCGCATAGTGCTTATAGCGAAGGATGTGGCTCGGCACCAGCAGGATGTCGAACAATTGGTCAAAGGACCTGCCAAAAAGGCAGCGTATGGTGATGACGGGCAGCCTACCAAGGCGCTATTGGGCTTTATGCGCAGCCAGAATGTAAGCGTCGAAGATTTGATCATCGATGAGATTAACGGCATACCTTATGTCTATGCTCATAAAGTGCAACGCGGTATGCAGGCGAGTGAGGCGTTAAAGGGAATAGCCCCTCAGCTTATATCGACATTGAGCTTTCCTAAGTCTATGCGATGGGGCGATATGGATATTAGATTTGTGCGTCCGATACGGTGGATAGCGTCATTGCTGGATGACGAAGTGATCTCCTTTGATATGGGCGGCATTCCATCTGGCCGCTATTCCAGAGGCCATCGATTTTTAGGACAACCAGAGGTGGCTATAGATAGGGCCGATAATTATATCGCTATCATGGAGCAGCAGTTTGTCATAGTGGATCAACATCGTCGCAAGGATATGATAAGCCGACAGATAAAAGAATTAGCCGATAAAACAGGAGGTACAGCGCTGCAAGATCCAGACTTGCTGGAGGAAGTCGTATACCTGGTAGAATATCCTACAGCGTTTTTGGGGAATTTTGACAAAAAATATCTGGATTTACCCAAAGAGGTAGTGATTACGCCTATGAAGGACCACCAGCGGTACTTTCCTGTTAAAGATGATACGGGTGCGCTTATGCCATATTTCATAGGGGTCAGGAATGGTACGACCGATTACATAGATGTGGTCAGAGAAGGCAACGAAAAGGTGCTTAGGGCACGGCTGGATGATGCCAAGTTTTTCTTTGAAGAGGATATAAAGCGCCCTCTCGAGCAGCGAGTAGAGGAACTAAAAGGTATAGTGTTTCATGATGGCCTTGGCACGCTGTATGATAAAACTATGCGATTGCGCAATTTGTGCCGGTATATAGGCCAAAGATTAGGATTAAACGAAGATATGCTCTCTTGCCTTGATAGAGCGGCTTATCTGTCCAGAGCCGACCTCGTGACCGATATGGTAAATGAATTCGATGAGCTGCAGGGCATAATGGGCAGAGAATATTCGATATTGCAAGGCGAGCCGAAACCTGTGGCGCAGGCCATATATGAAATGTACTTGCCGCGCACGGCTGTTGATGATTTGCCTGATACGGTTATCGGCACGGCCATAAGCCTGGCCGATAAATTGGACACGCTGTGCGGATACTTCAGCATAGGACTTCAGCCTACGGGTTCGCAGGACCCCTACGGGTTGCGTAGACAGGCTTTGGGCATATGCCGGATGATATATGAGAAGGAGATAAGCATTTCGTTGCGCGATGCAGTGATGCACAGCCTAGAGCTTTACGATTTGGATGATGAAAACCGGCGTAAGACTTTTAACGAGGTATTGGATTTTATAAAGCAGAGGGTACGCTCTATGCTGATAGATGACGGCTTATCTTATGATGTTGTGGACGCTGCCATAGCGGCTGATTTCGATGATATTTGTGAGGTGCGCCGGCGCGCCAAGATAATAGCCCAATGGAAGGCGCGCTCGGATTTCGAAGACTTTATGACGGCTTTTAACAGGCCGAATAATCTGGCAGCCAAAACGGACAGCCTGTTTGTAGATGAGAGCCTCTTTAGCGATAGTTCCGAGAGCAAATTATGGCAGGCGTATAAAGACGCAAAAGAGTTGTTAAATGAGGCGCTGGCTGCATGGGATTACGACCGTGCCTATGAAATATTAAAAGGGCTTAAGCCAGCGGTGGATGAATTTTTTGATGCCGTATTGGTTATGGTCGAAGATCCAGCTATAAGGGCTAATCGCTTGGCGATTTTGAAGAACATAGCTGAATTGTTTAAGGCAATAGGCGATTTTTCCTATATTGTAATATAG
- a CDS encoding helix-turn-helix transcriptional regulator codes for MPKNTDQKQIERQWYIIKLLAQNPNGYSQTELTEKVNRAGYTVTRATIMNDMDDLSEVGFIYQDGSDARPIYKLFKDGIFNIHNLDLDIDELLGLYFLREIAKPFSNSVMGEDAYKIVDRIINSMPVPNKKFMQQVASYFKVDLNDLSSDHIISDAIMNLLQKAADDHCTVKMRYYSFTSDEESVREIDPYLLFFKNGNYYIVGYCHKSNEIREFRVDRIKWIDMLDEHFEVDPNFSYEQYTDYVWNILKGNQHYTVEVRFVNKGARLVCEYEQRKADKLIKQPDGSVVFVKTVSNLEEIGRWVLSYGSDAVVLKPKQLADIIKERAMGICRCYQ; via the coding sequence ATGCCAAAAAACACCGATCAAAAGCAGATAGAACGCCAATGGTATATAATAAAGTTGCTGGCTCAGAATCCGAATGGCTATAGCCAAACGGAACTGACTGAAAAGGTCAATAGAGCGGGCTATACGGTTACTCGCGCTACTATAATGAATGATATGGATGATTTAAGCGAGGTTGGCTTTATATATCAGGATGGAAGCGATGCGCGGCCGATCTATAAGCTGTTCAAAGATGGCATATTTAACATACATAATTTGGACTTGGATATAGATGAATTACTCGGGCTATACTTCCTTCGTGAGATAGCCAAACCGTTTTCCAACAGTGTGATGGGAGAGGACGCCTATAAGATAGTCGACCGTATCATTAATTCCATGCCTGTTCCCAATAAAAAATTTATGCAGCAGGTGGCGTCTTATTTTAAGGTGGATCTCAATGACCTGTCATCGGATCATATAATTTCCGATGCCATTATGAATTTGCTTCAAAAGGCAGCCGATGACCACTGCACAGTTAAGATGAGGTATTATTCTTTCACGTCGGATGAAGAGAGCGTGAGGGAGATAGATCCCTATCTGTTGTTTTTCAAAAATGGCAATTATTATATTGTAGGATACTGTCATAAATCCAATGAGATAAGAGAATTTCGTGTAGATAGGATAAAATGGATCGATATGCTGGACGAGCACTTCGAAGTGGATCCGAATTTCTCTTATGAGCAGTATACAGATTATGTGTGGAATATATTGAAAGGCAATCAGCATTATACGGTGGAAGTGCGTTTTGTGAATAAGGGTGCCAGGCTGGTATGCGAATATGAGCAAAGGAAGGCCGATAAACTTATAAAGCAACCCGACGGATCTGTTGTATTCGTAAAGACGGTATCCAATTTGGAGGAAATAGGCCGGTGGGTATTAAGCTATGGCAGCGATGCGGTTGTGCTTAAGCCCAAGCAGCTGGCCGATATTATAAAAGAACGAGCCATGGGTATATGCAGATGCTACCAATAA
- a CDS encoding RNA polymerase sigma factor, translating into MDSKLYEEKESRLKELFNKMKQGDIDAFVSLVNEYSQYILCKSNYPITSPFAWLMQITVNTAISAMRKRKPMVSWEAIDQSALVSDHETSIENLEEEMLEKVYIHMRVM; encoded by the coding sequence ATGGATAGCAAGCTTTACGAAGAAAAAGAAAGCCGTCTAAAAGAGCTGTTTAATAAAATGAAGCAGGGCGATATAGACGCTTTTGTTAGTCTTGTAAATGAATATTCACAATACATATTATGTAAATCCAATTACCCTATAACCAGCCCCTTTGCATGGTTAATGCAAATAACGGTAAATACCGCAATATCGGCGATGAGAAAGCGTAAGCCGATGGTTTCATGGGAGGCAATTGACCAATCGGCGCTTGTATCGGATCACGAAACCTCTATTGAAAATCTCGAGGAAGAAATGTTGGAGAAAGTATATATACATATGAGGGTAATGTAA
- the trxA gene encoding thioredoxin, with translation MAKVIEVTDTNFSKEVLQSDKPVLVDFWAPWCGPCRMMAPIIEEIAEENDDFKVAKLNVDENPLIASTYRIMSIPTLGIFKGGRMVDQIVGVTPKQRVVNAVKALV, from the coding sequence ATGGCTAAAGTTATAGAGGTTACGGATACAAATTTCAGTAAGGAAGTATTGCAGTCCGATAAACCTGTATTGGTAGATTTCTGGGCCCCATGGTGCGGCCCCTGCCGCATGATGGCTCCGATAATAGAGGAAATAGCCGAAGAGAATGACGATTTTAAGGTAGCTAAACTAAACGTGGATGAAAATCCATTGATAGCATCCACTTACAGGATTATGAGCATACCCACGCTGGGCATATTCAAGGGAGGCCGTATGGTCGATCAGATCGTAGGGGTTACACCCAAACAGCGCGTGGTGAACGCCGTTAAGGCATTGGTTTAA
- a CDS encoding metal-sensitive transcriptional regulator has protein sequence MATDSRQDMLNRLKTIKGHIGGIERMIEEGKECQEVLLQIAAVKASLEKVGYSLLEEHAVQCLVKDNDGKVDAGEVAELINTILKFAK, from the coding sequence TTGGCGACGGATTCTAGGCAAGATATGTTAAACCGCCTTAAAACAATAAAAGGTCACATAGGCGGCATAGAGCGCATGATAGAAGAGGGTAAAGAATGCCAGGAAGTCTTGCTTCAGATAGCAGCGGTTAAGGCTTCTTTGGAAAAGGTGGGTTATTCTTTGCTGGAGGAACACGCCGTACAGTGCCTGGTCAAAGATAACGATGGCAAGGTCGATGCCGGCGAGGTAGCCGAGTTGATCAATACCATATTGAAATTCGCGAAATGA
- a CDS encoding tetratricopeptide repeat protein, producing MIYTKPNEGNVLPFEQNGSFYYKRAQKYIGKSNYIEALNCYRKAVDKDPDNIGYVLELAELFTEMSFFDESNVVLAHVLHRAGEYRARVYFDMACNFLGMQDYDQAREYFKKYLNMDYDGEYADEAEEFLAILELQTSYIEEIIGYDSSFKALYKRARIGKQLLDKGEYKKAINVFERIMDEDPTLLFVKNNLSLAYFCAGDIDKAINIEKAVLSVQSDNIHANCNMALYYDDIGNQDGKEEYIKRITDLIDADDPDGLYKIGVTLCELGLHDRALDVLKMLLEYNPYDIRIIYYCGVACLNLKQYDEAMDWWDKMLKLDPDNSIAAFYRARTSLHMRQLIPDQEYLYQYQVPHDEFLRRMQFINRMLAMPEDQLIDMWHKDKEFKDIIRWGLDINDDVIKSVLLHTVSGFRDREAERILREFLLRKGESEALRKEVFGLLKQNGIKEPYMAYIDQRLTEVKVNLITETENSSLRSLYMETAELAVEMMKNRYDDNYEAAVRKTMECYLNMVSQERLSKIRKKEVWAAALEYYYCRRKGSWGVMRDIAQYYNVSASSLSTAYRRLIDTIGYIDF from the coding sequence ATGATTTATACTAAACCGAATGAAGGAAACGTGCTTCCTTTTGAGCAAAATGGGTCATTTTATTATAAGAGGGCTCAGAAATATATCGGGAAAAGCAATTATATAGAGGCACTGAATTGTTACAGGAAGGCAGTGGATAAAGATCCGGATAATATAGGCTATGTTTTGGAGCTTGCGGAATTATTCACCGAAATGAGTTTTTTTGACGAGTCCAATGTTGTGCTAGCACACGTACTGCACCGCGCAGGAGAATACAGGGCTAGGGTCTATTTTGATATGGCATGCAATTTTCTGGGAATGCAGGATTATGATCAGGCCAGGGAATATTTCAAAAAATATCTTAATATGGATTATGACGGGGAATATGCCGATGAAGCAGAGGAATTTCTGGCTATCTTGGAGCTGCAAACCTCTTATATTGAAGAAATAATAGGATATGACAGCAGTTTTAAAGCCCTTTATAAACGCGCGAGGATAGGCAAGCAGCTTTTGGACAAAGGTGAATATAAAAAAGCCATAAATGTATTTGAAAGGATAATGGATGAGGATCCCACGCTCTTATTCGTAAAAAACAACCTTTCATTGGCGTACTTCTGCGCAGGCGATATAGATAAAGCGATAAATATAGAAAAAGCCGTATTGTCAGTTCAAAGCGACAATATACACGCAAATTGCAATATGGCCTTGTATTATGATGATATAGGTAATCAAGACGGCAAAGAGGAATATATAAAGAGGATAACGGATTTAATAGATGCTGATGATCCCGACGGCTTATATAAAATAGGCGTCACATTATGCGAGTTAGGATTGCATGACCGAGCACTCGATGTTTTAAAAATGTTGTTGGAATATAACCCCTATGATATAAGGATTATATATTATTGTGGAGTAGCTTGCCTTAACTTAAAGCAATACGACGAAGCTATGGACTGGTGGGATAAGATGCTGAAGCTGGATCCAGACAACTCTATAGCGGCATTTTACAGAGCGAGGACCAGCCTTCACATGAGGCAGTTGATACCTGACCAGGAGTACCTCTATCAATATCAAGTGCCGCATGATGAATTTTTAAGGCGGATGCAATTTATAAATCGGATGCTAGCTATGCCTGAAGATCAATTGATCGATATGTGGCACAAAGATAAGGAATTTAAGGATATAATCAGATGGGGTCTGGATATAAATGATGATGTGATAAAAAGCGTCCTTCTTCATACCGTATCAGGATTTAGAGATCGGGAGGCCGAAAGGATTTTAAGGGAATTTCTGCTCAGAAAAGGCGAGTCAGAAGCGCTGCGCAAAGAGGTTTTTGGTTTATTAAAGCAAAATGGGATAAAAGAACCGTACATGGCCTATATAGATCAGAGGTTGACAGAAGTAAAGGTTAACTTGATAACCGAAACCGAGAACAGTAGTTTGCGCAGTTTATACATGGAAACCGCTGAGTTGGCTGTAGAGATGATGAAAAACCGTTATGACGATAACTACGAAGCCGCGGTACGTAAAACTATGGAGTGCTATTTGAACATGGTATCGCAGGAAAGGCTAAGCAAGATAAGGAAGAAAGAGGTATGGGCTGCGGCGTTGGAGTATTACTATTGCAGGAGAAAGGGTTCTTGGGGAGTTATGCGGGACATTGCTCAATATTATAATGTGTCAGCATCATCCCTGTCAACCGCTTACAGGCGCTTAATCGACACAATAGGCTATATAGATTTTTAG
- the fabZ gene encoding 3-hydroxyacyl-ACP dehydratase FabZ translates to MDIKDIQNILPHRYPFLLVDRILEVEDGKKAVGIKNVTVNEPFFQGHFPGNPIMPGVLIVEAMAQVGAVAVLNMEENKNKLAMFAGIDKARFRRPVVPGDQLRMEVELVKVKGSIGKGKGMAYVADELVAEAELMFVLTDKQGI, encoded by the coding sequence ATGGATATAAAGGACATACAGAATATATTGCCTCATCGTTATCCGTTCCTGCTGGTGGATCGCATATTGGAAGTAGAAGATGGCAAAAAGGCGGTGGGTATAAAAAATGTTACTGTAAACGAGCCGTTTTTTCAGGGGCATTTCCCCGGTAACCCGATAATGCCGGGTGTGCTGATCGTAGAGGCTATGGCGCAAGTAGGTGCCGTAGCGGTGCTGAATATGGAAGAAAATAAGAACAAACTGGCTATGTTCGCCGGCATAGATAAGGCTCGGTTCAGGAGGCCGGTTGTACCGGGCGACCAATTGCGCATGGAAGTGGAACTTGTAAAGGTGAAAGGCTCCATAGGCAAAGGTAAGGGAATGGCCTATGTGGCCGATGAACTGGTGGCCGAAGCCGAGCTTATGTTTGTATTAACTGACAAACAAGGCATTTAG
- the glyQ gene encoding glycine--tRNA ligase subunit alpha, which yields MNFQDIILTLQRFWSSKGCALMQPYDIEKGAGTMNPATFLRALGPEPWRVAYVEPSRRPKDGRYGDNPNRLYQHHQFQVVIKPSPDNIQELYLDSLRALGIELEKHDVRFVEDNWESPTLGAWGLGWEVWLDGMEITQFTYFQQVGSIDCRPVSVEITYGLERIAMYIQDKDNVYDIQWVDDISYGDIFHRAEWEHSKYNFECSDVDMLTQLFEIYEKESYRLVEEGLLLPAYDYVLKCSHTFNLLDARGAISVSERASYIGRVRNMARRCARLYIKQREDMGYPLLRKEVAP from the coding sequence ATGAATTTTCAGGATATTATTTTAACGCTGCAACGCTTTTGGAGCAGCAAAGGTTGTGCTTTAATGCAGCCTTATGATATAGAAAAAGGTGCCGGGACCATGAATCCGGCTACTTTTTTGAGAGCGCTCGGCCCGGAGCCTTGGCGAGTGGCCTATGTGGAGCCTTCGCGCCGGCCTAAGGATGGCCGTTATGGCGATAATCCCAACAGATTATATCAGCATCATCAGTTTCAGGTAGTGATAAAGCCGTCGCCCGATAATATCCAGGAATTGTATCTGGATAGTTTGCGGGCACTAGGCATAGAACTGGAAAAACACGATGTGAGATTTGTAGAGGATAACTGGGAGTCTCCTACTCTCGGCGCATGGGGTTTGGGCTGGGAGGTGTGGCTGGACGGTATGGAAATAACGCAGTTTACATACTTTCAACAGGTGGGCAGTATCGATTGCCGGCCGGTGTCGGTGGAAATAACCTATGGCCTGGAACGTATAGCCATGTATATACAGGATAAGGATAATGTATACGATATACAGTGGGTGGATGATATAAGCTACGGTGATATATTTCACAGGGCGGAATGGGAGCATTCAAAATATAATTTTGAATGCTCTGATGTTGATATGCTGACACAGTTGTTCGAGATATATGAGAAAGAGTCTTATAGGCTTGTGGAAGAGGGCTTGTTATTGCCGGCATACGATTATGTGTTGAAATGTTCGCATACGTTCAATCTCCTCGATGCCAGAGGGGCTATAAGCGTAAGTGAGAGGGCATCGTATATAGGCCGCGTTAGGAATATGGCTAGACGCTGCGCCAGGCTATACATAAAACAGCGCGAAGATATGGGCTATCCCCTTTTGAGGAAGGAGGTGGCGCCATGA
- a CDS encoding SHOCT domain-containing protein, protein MSKKGCDDFMMDRWWPVNGIGLIGILWFIFEIVLVVAVIVGIIYIIKHLSGNEGHGSYGRDEAMEILRQRFARGEITEQEYEEMKEKLKR, encoded by the coding sequence ATGAGTAAGAAGGGATGTGATGATTTCATGATGGATAGATGGTGGCCGGTGAATGGCATTGGCCTGATCGGCATACTGTGGTTTATATTTGAGATAGTGCTCGTCGTAGCCGTAATAGTAGGTATAATATATATTATAAAGCATTTATCGGGCAATGAAGGGCACGGTTCATATGGGCGCGACGAGGCCATGGAGATATTGAGACAGAGATTTGCGCGAGGTGAAATAACTGAGCAAGAATATGAAGAGATGAAGGAAAAACTTAAAAGATAG